A genomic region of Arachis stenosperma cultivar V10309 chromosome 9, arast.V10309.gnm1.PFL2, whole genome shotgun sequence contains the following coding sequences:
- the LOC130950580 gene encoding ras-related protein RABA5a-like isoform X2, whose protein sequence is MAMTNLNEEEKAEDYLFKIVLVGDSAVGKSNLLARFARDEFYPNSKSTIGVEFQTQKMNINGKEVKAQIWDTAGQERFRAVTSAYYRGAVGALLVYDISRRQTFDSIGRWLNELHNLKDSREVSTAEGKALAEAQCLFFMETSALDSSNVVAAFETVVKEIYNILSRKVMMSHELKKQEPASLENGKTIVLTGIEIGTGAAKAKAKPKAKAKGTGTATGTGTATGTATATETGTGAGMGTGKETETVEGEGEGEGEGDGEGKPEAAAAEAAAPAKKGCCSTG, encoded by the exons ATGGCTATGACAAAtttaaatgaagaagaaaaagccgaAGATTATCTGTTCAAGATTGTTTTAGTTGGTGATTCAGCTGTTGGGAAGTCCAATTTACTTGCGAGATTTGCCAGGGATGAGTTTTATCCTAATTCAAAGTCAACTATAGGAGTAGAATTTCAAACTCAGAAGATGAATATTAATGGAAAGGAAGTTAAAGCACAGATATGGGATACAGCTGGGCAAGAGAGGTTCAGAGCTGTTACATCTGCATATTACAGGGGGGCAGTCGGAGCACTTCTGGTGTATGACATAAGCAGGCGCCAAACATTCGATAGCATTGGCAGATGGCTTAATGAACTTCACA ATCTTAAGGATTCGAGGGAGGTGTCGACTGCAGAAGGAAAGGCCTTAGCCGAGGCACAATGCTTGTTCTTCATGGAGACGTCAGCACTTGATTCATCAAATGTAGTGGCTGCTTTTGAAACAGTTGTGAAAGAGATATACAACATATTAAGTAGGAAGGTTATGATGTCTCACGAGCTCAAAAAACAGGAACCGGCCTCTCTTGAGAATGGAAAAACTATTGTTTTAACAGGAATAGAAATAGGAACAGGAGCAGCCAAGGCAAAAGCAAAACCAAAAGCAAAAGCAAAAGGAACTGGGACTGCAACTGGGACTGGGACTGCAACTGGGACTGCAACTGCAACTGAAACTGGAACTGGAGCTGGAATGGGAACAGGAAAAGAAACAGAGACAGTAGAAGGGGAAGGGGAAGGAGAAGGGGAAGGGGATGGGGAAGGGAAACCAGAAGCAGCAGCTGCAGAAGCAGCAGCACCGGCTAAAAAGGGTTGTTGTTCGACTGGTTGA
- the LOC130950580 gene encoding ras-related protein RABA5a-like isoform X1, with the protein MAMTNLNEEEKAEDYLFKIVLVGDSAVGKSNLLARFARDEFYPNSKSTIGVEFQTQKMNINGKEVKAQIWDTAGQERFRAVTSAYYRGAVGALLVYDISRRQTFDSIGRWLNELHTHSDMNVVTILVGNKTDLKDSREVSTAEGKALAEAQCLFFMETSALDSSNVVAAFETVVKEIYNILSRKVMMSHELKKQEPASLENGKTIVLTGIEIGTGAAKAKAKPKAKAKGTGTATGTGTATGTATATETGTGAGMGTGKETETVEGEGEGEGEGDGEGKPEAAAAEAAAPAKKGCCSTG; encoded by the exons ATGGCTATGACAAAtttaaatgaagaagaaaaagccgaAGATTATCTGTTCAAGATTGTTTTAGTTGGTGATTCAGCTGTTGGGAAGTCCAATTTACTTGCGAGATTTGCCAGGGATGAGTTTTATCCTAATTCAAAGTCAACTATAGGAGTAGAATTTCAAACTCAGAAGATGAATATTAATGGAAAGGAAGTTAAAGCACAGATATGGGATACAGCTGGGCAAGAGAGGTTCAGAGCTGTTACATCTGCATATTACAGGGGGGCAGTCGGAGCACTTCTGGTGTATGACATAAGCAGGCGCCAAACATTCGATAGCATTGGCAGATGGCTTAATGAACTTCACA CTCATTCGGATATGAATGTGGTTACAATACTTGTTGGAAACAAGACAGATCTTAAGGATTCGAGGGAGGTGTCGACTGCAGAAGGAAAGGCCTTAGCCGAGGCACAATGCTTGTTCTTCATGGAGACGTCAGCACTTGATTCATCAAATGTAGTGGCTGCTTTTGAAACAGTTGTGAAAGAGATATACAACATATTAAGTAGGAAGGTTATGATGTCTCACGAGCTCAAAAAACAGGAACCGGCCTCTCTTGAGAATGGAAAAACTATTGTTTTAACAGGAATAGAAATAGGAACAGGAGCAGCCAAGGCAAAAGCAAAACCAAAAGCAAAAGCAAAAGGAACTGGGACTGCAACTGGGACTGGGACTGCAACTGGGACTGCAACTGCAACTGAAACTGGAACTGGAGCTGGAATGGGAACAGGAAAAGAAACAGAGACAGTAGAAGGGGAAGGGGAAGGAGAAGGGGAAGGGGATGGGGAAGGGAAACCAGAAGCAGCAGCTGCAGAAGCAGCAGCACCGGCTAAAAAGGGTTGTTGTTCGACTGGTTGA